The Bacillota bacterium region GGCGTCGCCGGGCTTCTCGCCGACCCCGGCCGCCACGTCGACGGCCAGGAGCCAGCTGCCGAGCTCCGTCTCCAGCACCAGCAGGTCGCGCAACCGGCGGACGGCGCGGACCGGACCGCTCACGAGGCGCGCCCCCGCGGGCTCTCCGCGAAGGGGGCGAGGAGAGTCGCCGGCAGCCGGCCCAGCGCCGCGTAGAGCAGCGCCGCTCCCACGCCGTTGAGCGCGCTGGCCACCAGGAGCGGTCCCAGCATGGCGGCGACGAAGGCCGGCCCGAAGCCGGGCCAGAGGAGGAAGGGCGCCGGCGCCAGGAGGCCGTTCCCGACCACGATCCAGGCCGTCGCCGCGAGGAGGCCGCGCCGGCGGCGGAGCCGGCCCGCCACCGCCGCCACCCCCGCCATCTCCAGCGCCACCACCCCGTGCACCGGGAGCGTCATGGGAAAGCCGCTCAGATAGGCGGTCAGCAGGTGGCCCAGGGCGGCCACCGCCGCCCCCTGGCCCGGCCCGAGCAGAAAGGCTGCCAAGAAGCCCGGGAGCGAGTCCAGCGCCGGCGTCCCGGTCAGGCTCGGGAACTTGATCGTGGCGCCCACCGCGGAGAGCGCCACCAGCATGGCCATGGCCACCCTCCGCGTCAGCCGGTGCGAAGCGCTTCTCATGCGGGCGACCGGCCTCCTTTCTCCCTCGGCTCGCGTGCGATGGCGCCGAGCGCTTCGACGAGGCGCCGGTTCTCCTCCTCCCGCCGGACGGCGAGGCGTAGATGGTACCGGCCCAGGCGGGGGAAGTCGCTGGCGTCGCGGAGAAGGATCCCCCGCGCCGCCGCCCGCTCCGCCCAGGTCGCCGCCGGCAGGCCGCTGGGCTCGGCGTCCAGCAGGAGGAAGTTGGCCGCGCCCTCCCGCACGCGGAAGGCGCCCAGCGCCTCGAGCCCGCGGCGGAGCTGCGCCCGCGCCTCCGGCAGCCAGGCGCGGCTCCGGCGGATGAACTCCCGGTCGCCGACGGCGGCCACGGCGGCCGCCTGGGCGAGCGCATCCACACTCCAGGAGGGCTGGAGCTCCGCCAGCTCCTCGCGCCAGGCCGGCGGCGCCACCAGGTAGCCCAGCCGGAGCCCCGGCAGGGTGAAGAACTTGGTCAGCGAGCCCGCCACCACGACGCCGGAGGGCGCGCCGGCGGCCGCCTGGCGGAGCGAGGCCTCCTCCGGACGGGGCAGGAAGTCCACGAAGGCCTCGTCGGCCAGGAGCAGTCCGCCGGTGGCGAAGAGCGCCTCCGCCAGCGCCAGGAGACGATCCCTGGCAAAGAGGCGGCCGGTCGGGTTGTTCGGCTGACCGAGGACGAGGAGCGTCGCCTCGCCGCCCCGCGCCACCTCCTCGCCGGTGGCCTCCTCCACCCGCTCTTCCGGCAACCCGCGCCAGGGAAGGCCGGCCGCCTCCAGCGCCTCGGCGTAGCCGCCGAAGCCGGGCTCCGCCACCAGCGCGCGCACGAGCCCGCGCCGCCGCGCCCAGAGCGCCGCCAGGTGGAGCGCCTCGCTGCCGCCGTGGGTGAGGAGGAGCGCTTCCTCGGGCACGCCGAGGTAGGCGGCCACCGCCGCCGTCGCCTCCCGCGCCTCCAGGTCAGGATAGCGGCCGACCGTCTCCAGCGCCTCCCGCACCGCCCGGAACACCGGCGCCGGCGGTCCCCAGGGATTGAGGCTAGCGCTGAAGTCGAGCCACTCCGTCCGGCCGAAGCGGAGGGACGCCTCCCGCCACTGGCCGCCGTGCCTCCGCCGCACGAAAGTTCCCCCTTCGATCTCTGCCTGCCGATCCGCGCGCGGCCGGGCTCAGAGCCCCAGCGCCCAGGCGGCCAGCGCTCCGATCTCGCTCAGCACGGCGACGGCTCCGTAGACGTCGCCGGTCAGGCCGCCGAAGGCCCGCGCCAGCCGCCTCGCCACCCCTTCCGCCACCGCCGCCCCCGCCGCCCAGCCGCCGAGGAAGCGGCCGAGCGCCGCCAGGACGGCCGGCCAGACCGCCTCCGCCGGGCCGCCCCCGGCGAGCGACCGGACGGCCGCCCCCAGCGCCACCGCGGCGGCCAGGCCGAGCCCCAGAGCGGCCAGGAGCGCCGACGCCTGCGCCATCTCCCGCCGCCCGGCGCCGCGGAAGGCGCGGCCCAACCCCTCGGGGCGCGCGTAGGCGAAGCCCGTCACCGCCCGCACCAGCGCCCAGCGGCCGGTGGCCGCCGAGAGCGCCAGCGCGGCCAGGCCGAGCGCGCCGGCGGCCCGGTAGAGCCTCTCCAGGAACGCCGACTCGAGGAGCAGGGCGAGCGTTCCGGCCAGCGCCCCCAGCGCGCCCGTGCGCGGGTCGCGCATCACCTCCAGCGCCCGCTCCCGCCCCGCCACCCCCCGGACCGCCAGCGCGTCGGCGGTGTCCATCAGGCCGTCCCAGTGGAGCCCCCGCGTCAGCGCCGCCTCGCCGGCCACCGCCAGGACCGCCCCCGCCCAGGCGCCCCAGGCGAGGCTGCCGGCCCAGCCGAGGCCGCCCGCCAACAGGCCCGCCACCACGCCCGCCAGCGGGAAGGCGGGCAGCGAGGCGACGAGCCCGCCCTCCGCCGGCGACGGGCCCGGCAGCACCGTCAGGAAGCCGAGCGCCACCGCCACCCGCTCCGCCCACCGCCTCCCTGCCGCTTCCCCGCCGCGCCCCGGCTCCCCTGCCTCGCTCACCGGATCACCTCCGCGGCGGCGGCGGCGAGCAGGACGGCCAGGCCGCCGGTCCAGGCCAGGAGCCGGACCGCCTCCGTGATCCGTCCCGGCTCCAGCGGTCGGAGCGGCTCGCCCAGGTAGGGGTGGGGGCTCGCCCGTCCGCCGTAGACGTTGAGGCCGCCCAGGCGGACGCCCAGCGCC contains the following coding sequences:
- a CDS encoding aminotransferase class I/II-fold pyridoxal phosphate-dependent enzyme, with protein sequence MRRRHGGQWREASLRFGRTEWLDFSASLNPWGPPAPVFRAVREALETVGRYPDLEAREATAAVAAYLGVPEEALLLTHGGSEALHLAALWARRRGLVRALVAEPGFGGYAEALEAAGLPWRGLPEERVEEATGEEVARGGEATLLVLGQPNNPTGRLFARDRLLALAEALFATGGLLLADEAFVDFLPRPEEASLRQAAAGAPSGVVVAGSLTKFFTLPGLRLGYLVAPPAWREELAELQPSWSVDALAQAAAVAAVGDREFIRRSRAWLPEARAQLRRGLEALGAFRVREGAANFLLLDAEPSGLPAATWAERAAARGILLRDASDFPRLGRYHLRLAVRREEENRRLVEALGAIAREPREKGGRSPA
- a CDS encoding ECF transporter S component translates to MRSASHRLTRRVAMAMLVALSAVGATIKFPSLTGTPALDSLPGFLAAFLLGPGQGAAVAALGHLLTAYLSGFPMTLPVHGVVALEMAGVAAVAGRLRRRRGLLAATAWIVVGNGLLAPAPFLLWPGFGPAFVAAMLGPLLVASALNGVGAALLYAALGRLPATLLAPFAESPRGRAS
- a CDS encoding adenosylcobinamide-GDP ribazoletransferase; amino-acid sequence: MSEAGEPGRGGEAAGRRWAERVAVALGFLTVLPGPSPAEGGLVASLPAFPLAGVVAGLLAGGLGWAGSLAWGAWAGAVLAVAGEAALTRGLHWDGLMDTADALAVRGVAGRERALEVMRDPRTGALGALAGTLALLLESAFLERLYRAAGALGLAALALSAATGRWALVRAVTGFAYARPEGLGRAFRGAGRREMAQASALLAALGLGLAAAVALGAAVRSLAGGGPAEAVWPAVLAALGRFLGGWAAGAAVAEGVARRLARAFGGLTGDVYGAVAVLSEIGALAAWALGL